The Ignavibacteria bacterium region TAACGCGAAGAACGAGTTTTTCTTTTTCCAAAACGCCGAGTGTTTTGCGAAGTTCACCGTACGCACGCTCGTCTTTTATTCCCAATCGCCGCTGTAATTCTTTCGACTTAAATGTTTGATGGGGATAGCGGCGAAGAAATTCTAAAATTGTTTCGCGGAAAGGTTGTTGTTCGGGAAGTTGGGGTTTCATTTGTTTTTTTTTGTTACACAGAGAACACGGGGAAAAAAAAATCTCTGTGCATACTCTGCGTTCTCTGTGTAAAAAGAAATGTTATTGAAAAATTTGCGTGAAAATTTTAATCAATCTATTTTCGACATTCCCATCAAAATCTTTATGAGGGATTTCTAAGCGATGTAAAACATTCTTGAACTTTCTAAAACCGTTTTCATTTCGCAATTCAACCCAACTAACATTTAAACTATCCAATTGTTTCTTGTTTGTTTCGGAAAGTTTATCGGCAACAAAAACTTTACTATCTCTCGCAATAACAGCATCGGCACTTTCTGGATTTCCTTTGCCCATCAATTTCACTTCGCATTTGTAATTGTTCTCACTATTTACAAGATAGAAATCAATTTCTCGCTCAAAGTCAGTTTTCTTTTTTGATTTTCCTTTTACCTTGACAGAGTAATTACTTTCTTGAACATTATACAACTTGCAAAGTGTAAGCATTAATGGTTTCTCAACTCTCTTTCCCGCAGTACTCCAAAGACCCCCACGTAATTCCGCTCGCTTTACCGCTAAAGTATTTATCACTATCAAACTTTCGCTAACATTTAAATCAACACTTACTCCTTTGAATTT contains the following coding sequences:
- a CDS encoding CfrBI family restriction endonuclease, translating into MTLTEQVAKNIIRKLINGDDYRIEVVTLINAEFLQFAIDFFKKVIEAKLKSQNITVDWYKQEFLNPKLPAKQIAINSGLNKKTIHNMFNSSTKEIIIDASNEHYDTLFEAIKNLVDSEQELELTLTIKFKGVSVDLNVSESLIVINTLAVKRAELRGGLWSTAGKRVEKPLMLTLCKLYNVQESNYSVKVKGKSKKKTDFEREIDFYLVNSENNYKCEVKLMGKGNPESADAVIARDSKVFVADKLSETNKKQLDSLNVSWVELRNENGFRKFKNVLHRLEIPHKDFDGNVENRLIKIFTQIFQ